The Limnospira fusiformis SAG 85.79 genomic interval TGTTCCGCTTGTTTTACGGGGGATTATCCTATTGATGTACCGGAAACCGTTAAACGCTCTAAATTGATGTTAGAAACGCCTCCGGTTAAAGCCTAAAATTATCCCCGATATCATGGTGCGTTATGGAATATAACCCCAATTCCGCCAATTATTAACTCCTAGATGAAACTGCTTTCAGTCGAACATTTTAACCTCAAGTTACCCGCTAATTTTAACCTCCGAAAAGTGCGCTATATCTCCCTGTCTCTATTCAGTGGAATATTGATGGGGTTGGCTACCGAACCTCTGGGGTGGTGGCTAGTGGCTTGGGTGGCTTTTGTTCCTCTGTGGGTTATGGTGGTGGAAGCTAAAAGACGGGGACGAATACCCTGGGAAATAACCGCTGGTTGGGGTGTTGGCTATTATGGCTTTTCCCTGTTTTGGATGACCGGAATTCACCCCATGACCAGTCTGGGAGTTCCCTGGTTGGCTAGTTTGGCGATCGCTATATTTTCCTGGGTTTTTATTACCCTCTGGGGAACAGCGATCGTCATCGTTTGGGGATGGTTATTTGCGAAATTAATGCCATTAAATATCGGCGCTAAAACCTCGTTAATTAGAATCCTAATAGGGACGGCTTTATGGTGTGCTTTAGAAGCCGTTTGGAGTGGGGGTCCCCTGTGGTGGTCAACACTCGCTTTAACCCAAAGTTTCGGTAATTTGGTGATTCTCCATTTGGGTCAAATCTCTGGACCTAATACCGTTGTGGCTACTATATTAGTCGTCAATGGGACTGTAGCTGAACTCTGGTTAACACATAAACAGCAGAAATCGTCACTCTATTTAATTCCTGTCGGAATATTTGCGATCGCTCATTTAATCGGATTGAGTCTCTACAATATTCCCCTAAATTCTGACCCCGAAACTTCTCTGAGAGTCGGAGTTATTCAAGGGAATATCCCTAATGAAATTAAACTCAATCCCCAGGGTTTTCGACAGGCTTTAAATGGATACACGCGGGGATATTTAGAATTGGCGGCGCGGGGTGTCGATGCAGTCTTAACCCCCGAAACCGCTTTGCCTTTTGTCTGGAACAGACATGACAGCTATCACTACAATTATAGCTTATATCAGGCGATTTTGCCACAAGGTGTTATAGCTTGGGTGGGGGGATTTGGCGAGACCGAAGGGGGATTAACTAATAGTTTATTTACCATTAATGGTGAAGGGGAAATTATCGGTCAATATGACAAAACTCATTTAGTTCCCCTGGGTGAATATATCCCCTTTGATGCCATTCTGGGAAGGGTCATTAATCGTCTGTCACCCCTGGAAGCGCGGTTAGTCGCCGGGGAAAAACAACAAAAATTTGAGACTGGTTGGGGAAAAGCGATCGCTGGAATTTGCTACGATTCCGCCTTTGCTGACCATTTCCGCCGTCAAGTAGCAGCAGGAGGGGAATTTATCCTAACAGCCTCTAATGATGCTCATTATGCCACTATGATGCTATCACAACATCACGCCCAAGATGTGATGCGCGCCATAGAAGGCGATCGCTGGACAGTTAGGGCTACTAATACAGGTTATTCTGGCATTATCGACCCCCACGGTCGCACCTTATGGATTTCTGGTATCAATACCTACGAAATCCATGACCA includes:
- the lnt gene encoding apolipoprotein N-acyltransferase yields the protein MKLLSVEHFNLKLPANFNLRKVRYISLSLFSGILMGLATEPLGWWLVAWVAFVPLWVMVVEAKRRGRIPWEITAGWGVGYYGFSLFWMTGIHPMTSLGVPWLASLAIAIFSWVFITLWGTAIVIVWGWLFAKLMPLNIGAKTSLIRILIGTALWCALEAVWSGGPLWWSTLALTQSFGNLVILHLGQISGPNTVVATILVVNGTVAELWLTHKQQKSSLYLIPVGIFAIAHLIGLSLYNIPLNSDPETSLRVGVIQGNIPNEIKLNPQGFRQALNGYTRGYLELAARGVDAVLTPETALPFVWNRHDSYHYNYSLYQAILPQGVIAWVGGFGETEGGLTNSLFTINGEGEIIGQYDKTHLVPLGEYIPFDAILGRVINRLSPLEARLVAGEKQQKFETGWGKAIAGICYDSAFADHFRRQVAAGGEFILTASNDAHYATMMLSQHHAQDVMRAIEGDRWTVRATNTGYSGIIDPHGRTLWISGINTYEIHDHIIYRRHSQTLYVRWGDWLTFLLLAISAIVIFWNRFLSLAIPQNRR